The genomic region CGTTCGACACGATCCATTTCTTCCTGGGCGCGCACGAGACTTCTAACCAGAAAAATTGAGAGGGATTTCGGTTGTTTGTCGATCGCCGCTTCCACCAGATTTAAAGCGTCGGTTTGCATGACTTCGCCTTCACCACCGATCGCTTTCATGGTGAAATAATCGTCCATTGCCAATAAATAACCGAGGGCAAAGGTTTCCTCCGCCGTCAAATCGGCGATCGCCAATTCCGAGGTGGGGCGATCGTGCCGTTCGGCGACATATTCCAAATATTGACGGGCGTTGTAGGTCGTTTCAAATTGCCAGCCGAGAGCATTGACGATCGCCGCTCGCACGTCGTGAGGGACATCCGGGTCGCTCAACGCCGCCATCACGCGATCGTCGAGTTTGGCTTCCGACGCATGACGGACGATTTCCACGTCTTCATAGGCTTGCCAAAAACGGGTACTGGTCAGGGGACTGTCGGCGCGGGCGACTGGGGCGACGATCGCGATCGAAGCGACGGCGGCGATCGCCGGAAAATAAGGATTAAACTGCATATAGAAAGATAGACAACAGCACGATTAACTTTATTCTGGCACGAGGCTAGCGGTCAGGAGTGGGGAGTTGCAAGAGAAACCGTCAGAATTGTCGCTCTTGTTTTCGATCTGTTCCCTGCATCTAAAATCTACAATCTAAAATCTACAATCCAAATGCATCTCCAGCGCCTTAGTGTATTTTTCAGTATCTTCTTACTGACTCTCGGACTGGTCGGGTCATTTGTATTGAATCCGATCGCCGAAATTGACTCGGAAGCGTTAAGTATTTCCCGGGATTCCCAGGGTCAGTTAATCGGTCGCTTATACGTTCCGAAAAACACGCCGCCACCGTATCCCGTGGCGGTTCTGATGCACGGGGTTAACGCCTACAAGCAAATGATGGCGCCGTTGGGGGTGGAACTGGCGCGGGGGGGAATGGCGGCGATCGCCCTCGATTTTGGCGGGTCTGGGGAGTCTTATCGGATCGAGGAGGAGAAGGTCGAGGAGACGGAGGATCGGCAACTGGCGGACGCCCGGGCGGTGGTGGATTACCTGCGCGATCGCGGCGATCGGTTCGATCGCGATCGCATTGCGGTGGTGGGACATTCTCTCGGGGGCAGGATTGCCCTCAAATTGGGGAAATACGATCCCGAAATTGCCGCGACGGTGGTTTTGGGAATGGGAGGAGAGGCGACGCCAAAGATGCCGAAAAACTTATTTTTAGGGGTGGGATTGTACGAACAACTCAATCCGCCGTCGGAGGCGATCGCCCTGTTGCAACAAGCAGCGCCACAGAATTATGCGGTTTGTATCAATTCCGAGCGTATTTGCGGGAATTTCGAGCAGGGAACCGCCCGGGCGTTGGAAATTTCGCCGAGTACGGACCATATCGGCGAACCGTTCGATCCTTATTTAATTCGAGGGGTTACGCAGTGGTTGCAGCAGGCGTTCGGTGTGTCGCAACCGTTGGGATTTCCGAAAGCGCCGCCCTTGATTGTCTGTTTTTTGGCGATATTTAGCGGTGGAGTGGCTTTGGGAACCCACTTATTTTGGCGGACGGGGTTACCCGTGCGATTGCCGGAAATTCGGGAGATTTATCGTTATTGCGTTTCTTGGCTGCTGGGGTTGGTGATGGCGCTACAGTGGGGGTTGGCGTTATTAGAGGTGGCGCCGAGGTCGGGGGCTGGGAATATGGTGGGGTTTGGCTACATGCTGTTACTGACGAGCAATTACGCGATCGCCCGCAATCGCGCGATCGCCCGTTGTTTTGGGGTTCCTTTGCTCTATCTGGGACTGCTGGCGATCGCCTTTATCGCCCCGGCGCTGATGAATGGCTTACCGCAAGCGTTCGCCAATCCCGATTATCTGCTCGCTTTACCCCTATTTTTAATCCAGTGGCCGTTATTCTGGCTTTACAACGGCTTGCTGAAGGTGAAACTCTTGTTTTTCCCGATTTACAGCTTCGGTTTGCAACCGAGTTGGCTATTGGTTCTGCTCGTCACGATCGAGTTATTGTGGCCGGGAATAACCTTGACAAAATTTGAAAAATGTGCTTCGTGGGCGATCGCTTTAATGCGGCGTCCCTTGACCTTTACGGGGATGGGACGCTGGAACCGCCGTCAGGGGGCGATCGTCTTGGGGTTATCCGTGGTGTTGATGCTGGCGGTGTACTGGCGGCTCTCCGATGGGTTGCTGGCGATCGCGGCAGGTCAACTGTATGTGACCGTGTATTTGGTGGGACAGATGCTGTTTTTGCCCCTATCGATCCTGGCGATCGCGGTGCGATCGCGCCCGTTCCAAGCGATGGAAGGGCGGATCGTCGCCCTAACTACCGATACCCAAACGTCCGGCCAAACCGGGGGTGAGGGGTAA from Oxynema aestuarii AP17 harbors:
- a CDS encoding alpha/beta hydrolase translates to MHLQRLSVFFSIFLLTLGLVGSFVLNPIAEIDSEALSISRDSQGQLIGRLYVPKNTPPPYPVAVLMHGVNAYKQMMAPLGVELARGGMAAIALDFGGSGESYRIEEEKVEETEDRQLADARAVVDYLRDRGDRFDRDRIAVVGHSLGGRIALKLGKYDPEIAATVVLGMGGEATPKMPKNLFLGVGLYEQLNPPSEAIALLQQAAPQNYAVCINSERICGNFEQGTARALEISPSTDHIGEPFDPYLIRGVTQWLQQAFGVSQPLGFPKAPPLIVCFLAIFSGGVALGTHLFWRTGLPVRLPEIREIYRYCVSWLLGLVMALQWGLALLEVAPRSGAGNMVGFGYMLLLTSNYAIARNRAIARCFGVPLLYLGLLAIAFIAPALMNGLPQAFANPDYLLALPLFLIQWPLFWLYNGLLKVKLLFFPIYSFGLQPSWLLVLLVTIELLWPGITLTKFEKCASWAIALMRRPLTFTGMGRWNRRQGAIVLGLSVVLMLAVYWRLSDGLLAIAAGQLYVTVYLVGQMLFLPLSILAIAVRSRPFQAMEGRIVALTTDTQTSGQTGGEG